The Campylobacter ureolyticus ACS-301-V-Sch3b genome has a segment encoding these proteins:
- a CDS encoding alpha-2-macroglobulin family protein, with translation MRFVAVFLLVLNFIFANAIDEIKVYKDRVEFYSKTFDNSKIGKVFRDDFITCEPKIDGIFHQESNELITFYSKTILPTSTTFNCSYNDEKISFKSDKFQIEKFQKMDKNRYFISFNDEVTNLKENIKAITLDEKIVPFKLHILSSSEAIIEVLSSDSYTLKISKNVKNPKNSFLENDAILNSFGQSDDELKSSKTLELDTTLIKPLSYPDKMLGFRLYMDDYLWLNNVLVSCDDTQNFKVINSGYENSKSYFDIVSSDLKDNSEYEITLKKGFGEKNYKALKKDLKFRLKTADFAPEIWFLDDKPYISSKGKIALKSINLKEIKTVLTKISDENLRYFLNFDDGINTFSDEKSQNFHLDFEPNKEIKTLLEFDFDKDGIYNLEIFYKDKDERLKSINKFIYYSDLALHAKVFKDEIFVFVNRLSNNEVVKNAQITVFSNKNKIIAKGITDEKGVFKFSQKNIIDKKPKSILASLNSERNFLILDEFQNTNTTQEPVESTSKGADALFQNLKSTQKPKAYVYLTSDIVRPNSEISGIIILKENFKSLKNLPIKVRVYDAQNSKIYEKSFILDEFGSLDFKIENGFKTSGKQRLEVIFENKILARKDFFIESFIPQNLKANVKFSKEFYTKDEKPLLNLSANYLFGQNASNLSGDLSVSFLNSTFKNDKFKDYTFDDSSLNEKDLYFDEKTILLDENASSKILILPTFNAPLNSVINIKATFLLNDSGKNVAGYSQSKFYPFKSIVGINLEKNILDQSQDLKASFITIDPATLNETKSSLKASLYKEEWIYTLDEKGFLSWFKKDSKLKDFDIKDNFLTIKNPGFGSYKLEVLDLNSSHKSVVSFEVSGFGSDELVPTKRLSKASIKTDKLIYNDDENISVTISSALKDPLMLVSFESDKLIDYKIVKLSGKTTNLGFKVPKDFKGGYIKAKLLRLSDTPSTFLPFKAWDQIYIENNSSKFNLKPQILAPNLVKSNQNLEITIHAKPNTKIALFGVEEGILNLLNQKSPKSYEFFKTKLAVLGSDFDIYDKLTNFINDGKVLKFGSGEMLKSAAMKKYLDPLENKKIDTFIFMQTAVADENGTAKFSKFIPANLNTKIRLDAIAIDENQIGEESTFVVIKDDILVKVPLIAYLLNGDEVNLVFKIFNNTDKELKPKITLSKSQNLELSYDKNLSIAQNSFNDLIVKIKTLSLGKGDINITIDDKTTNLNFEILEPNSLNTDVKSGILKGKKEFMFDKLDKVKVQISSNLQTLFVDEMDKLINYPYGCSEQKSSQLLALMFLNPTNKAGKIDRENFINLGIRDLLALQNENGDFGYWRANSNVDEFSSIYATHALLLLKENGFEVPQISLNKALKSLKEKGINSNLSSIYALYILSQNSKNNLDEKINLLLDNKFYKDDLLKLFLTAAILKNAGLNKELESIKEQIKAFKIDKMQNKELNFASKIRDLSFSLYLNLRYFKDDELSQKLLNEIVLLKNSIKSTQDRAFVLLAINEFEKEQDKDKSLKIKVKNGDNLYMFSQNANLNIDLKDRNLTIESSNKAYYSLISYDYKPKSIKNSLEMKSLNIKREFVDSSGNLVDLANLKINDLIFAKITLKLNQNFNDILVYQKVPSCLEIVNERIIQNIRDKKLKDDISMVHKEIKDGSITDFLPPVYSGESITFYTPFKVVLSGTCKLPQANAESMYDEKINDYSLEAYEIKVK, from the coding sequence ATGAGATTTGTAGCTGTTTTTTTACTGGTTTTAAATTTTATTTTTGCTAATGCCATAGATGAGATAAAAGTTTATAAAGATAGAGTTGAGTTTTATAGTAAAACGTTTGATAACTCCAAAATTGGTAAAGTTTTTAGGGATGATTTTATAACTTGCGAGCCAAAAATTGATGGTATTTTTCATCAAGAAAGTAATGAGCTTATAACCTTTTACTCAAAAACAATACTTCCAACATCAACTACTTTTAACTGCTCATACAATGATGAAAAAATTAGTTTTAAAAGCGATAAATTTCAAATAGAAAAGTTTCAAAAAATGGATAAAAATAGGTATTTTATCTCTTTTAATGATGAAGTTACAAATTTAAAAGAAAATATAAAAGCTATAACCCTAGATGAAAAAATAGTTCCTTTTAAACTGCATATTTTAAGCTCATCTGAGGCAATAATAGAAGTTTTAAGTAGCGATTCTTATACCTTAAAAATCTCTAAAAATGTAAAAAATCCTAAAAATAGCTTCCTAGAAAATGACGCTATTTTAAATAGTTTTGGCCAAAGTGATGATGAACTTAAAAGCTCTAAAACTTTAGAACTTGATACTACTCTTATCAAGCCACTCTCATATCCAGATAAAATGCTTGGTTTTAGGCTCTATATGGATGATTATTTATGGCTAAACAATGTTTTGGTAAGTTGTGATGATACGCAAAATTTCAAAGTCATAAATAGTGGATATGAAAACTCCAAAAGTTATTTTGATATCGTAAGTAGCGATTTAAAGGACAATAGCGAGTATGAGATAACTCTTAAAAAAGGTTTTGGCGAGAAAAATTATAAAGCCTTAAAAAAAGATCTGAAATTTAGGCTAAAAACAGCTGATTTTGCCCCTGAAATTTGGTTTTTAGATGATAAACCTTATATCTCAAGCAAAGGAAAAATCGCCCTAAAAAGTATAAATTTAAAAGAGATAAAGACTGTTTTAACAAAAATAAGTGATGAAAATCTAAGATATTTTTTAAATTTCGATGATGGCATAAATACCTTTAGCGATGAAAAAAGTCAAAATTTTCATCTTGATTTTGAGCCAAATAAAGAGATAAAAACTCTTTTAGAATTTGATTTTGACAAAGATGGGATTTACAATCTTGAAATTTTTTACAAAGACAAGGATGAGAGATTAAAAAGTATAAATAAATTTATCTACTATAGTGATTTAGCACTTCATGCAAAGGTTTTTAAAGATGAAATTTTTGTTTTTGTAAATAGGCTTTCAAACAATGAAGTGGTAAAAAACGCCCAAATTACCGTTTTTTCAAATAAAAATAAAATCATTGCCAAAGGAATAACCGATGAAAAAGGTGTCTTTAAGTTTAGCCAAAAAAATATAATTGATAAAAAGCCAAAGTCTATTTTGGCAAGTTTAAACAGTGAGAGAAATTTCCTTATATTAGATGAGTTTCAAAATACAAATACTACTCAAGAACCAGTAGAAAGCACCTCAAAGGGTGCAGATGCTTTGTTTCAAAATCTAAAGTCTACTCAAAAACCAAAAGCTTATGTCTATTTAACAAGCGATATTGTAAGACCAAATAGCGAAATTTCAGGCATCATCATCCTTAAAGAAAACTTTAAATCTCTTAAAAATTTACCGATAAAAGTTAGAGTTTATGACGCACAAAACTCTAAAATCTATGAAAAATCTTTTATATTAGATGAGTTTGGAAGCTTAGATTTTAAGATAGAAAATGGCTTTAAAACAAGCGGAAAACAAAGGCTTGAAGTTATCTTTGAAAACAAAATCTTAGCAAGAAAAGATTTTTTTATCGAGTCTTTTATCCCACAAAATTTAAAAGCAAATGTGAAATTTAGCAAAGAATTTTATACAAAAGATGAAAAACCACTTTTGAATTTAAGTGCAAATTATCTCTTTGGACAAAATGCATCAAATTTAAGCGGCGATTTAAGTGTTTCTTTTTTAAATAGCACCTTTAAAAATGATAAGTTTAAAGATTATACTTTTGATGATAGCTCTTTAAATGAAAAAGATTTATATTTTGATGAAAAAACTATATTATTAGATGAAAATGCAAGCTCTAAAATTCTCATCTTGCCAACATTTAACGCCCCACTAAACTCAGTTATAAACATCAAAGCGACTTTTTTACTAAATGACAGTGGCAAAAATGTAGCTGGATATTCACAAAGTAAGTTTTATCCATTTAAAAGCATTGTTGGCATAAATTTAGAGAAAAATATCCTAGATCAAAGTCAAGATCTAAAAGCTAGTTTTATAACTATCGACCCTGCAACTCTAAATGAGACAAAAAGCTCTTTAAAAGCTAGCCTATACAAAGAAGAGTGGATTTACACACTCGATGAAAAGGGCTTTTTATCATGGTTTAAAAAAGACAGTAAACTTAAAGATTTTGATATAAAAGATAACTTTTTAACTATTAAAAATCCAGGTTTTGGAAGCTATAAACTTGAAGTTTTGGATCTAAATAGCTCTCATAAAAGCGTGGTAAGTTTTGAAGTAAGTGGCTTTGGAAGTGATGAGCTAGTGCCTACAAAAAGACTTAGCAAAGCCTCAATAAAAACCGATAAACTCATCTATAATGATGATGAAAATATATCCGTAACTATTAGCTCAGCCCTAAAAGATCCTTTAATGCTAGTAAGCTTTGAAAGCGATAAATTAATCGATTATAAGATAGTAAAACTATCTGGCAAAACGACAAATTTAGGCTTTAAAGTGCCAAAAGATTTTAAAGGCGGATATATAAAGGCCAAACTTCTAAGGCTTAGCGATACTCCTTCAACTTTCTTGCCATTTAAAGCATGGGATCAAATTTACATAGAAAACAACAGCTCCAAATTTAACTTAAAGCCACAAATTTTGGCTCCAAATTTAGTAAAATCCAATCAAAACTTAGAAATTACTATCCACGCCAAACCAAATACCAAAATCGCCCTATTTGGAGTTGAAGAGGGAATTTTAAATCTACTTAATCAAAAAAGTCCAAAAAGCTATGAGTTTTTTAAGACAAAATTAGCAGTTTTAGGAAGTGATTTTGACATTTATGACAAGCTTACAAACTTTATAAATGATGGAAAAGTGCTTAAATTTGGAAGTGGCGAGATGTTAAAAAGTGCTGCTATGAAAAAATATCTAGATCCATTGGAAAATAAAAAAATCGACACTTTTATCTTTATGCAAACAGCAGTTGCTGATGAAAATGGCACTGCTAAATTTAGCAAATTTATCCCAGCCAATCTCAACACAAAGATCCGCCTTGATGCCATTGCCATTGATGAAAATCAAATTGGTGAAGAGAGCACTTTTGTAGTGATAAAAGATGATATTTTAGTTAAAGTCCCGCTCATTGCCTATCTTTTAAATGGCGATGAAGTAAATTTAGTCTTTAAAATTTTTAACAACACAGACAAAGAGTTAAAGCCAAAAATTACTCTATCAAAAAGCCAAAATTTAGAGCTTTCTTATGATAAAAACTTAAGCATTGCACAAAATAGTTTTAATGATCTTATTGTAAAAATAAAGACTTTAAGCCTAGGAAAAGGAGATATAAATATCACAATAGATGATAAAACTACAAATTTAAATTTTGAAATTTTAGAGCCAAACTCACTAAATACCGATGTAAAAAGTGGCATACTTAAAGGCAAAAAAGAGTTTATGTTTGATAAATTAGATAAAGTAAAAGTTCAAATTTCATCAAATTTGCAAACACTTTTTGTAGATGAGATGGATAAACTCATAAACTATCCATATGGCTGCAGCGAACAAAAAAGTTCACAACTTCTAGCACTTATGTTTTTAAACCCAACAAACAAAGCAGGTAAAATAGACAGAGAAAATTTCATAAATTTGGGCATAAGAGATCTTTTGGCTTTACAAAATGAAAATGGCGACTTTGGGTATTGGAGAGCTAACTCAAATGTAGATGAGTTTTCTAGTATCTATGCAACTCACGCGCTTTTACTCTTAAAAGAAAATGGCTTTGAAGTGCCACAAATCTCACTTAACAAAGCCCTAAAATCCTTAAAAGAAAAAGGCATAAACTCAAATTTAAGTAGTATTTACGCCTTGTATATTTTAAGCCAAAATTCAAAAAACAACTTAGATGAAAAGATAAATTTACTCTTAGACAATAAATTTTATAAAGATGACTTACTTAAGCTTTTCTTAACAGCTGCCATTTTGAAAAATGCTGGACTAAACAAAGAGTTAGAGAGCATAAAAGAGCAGATAAAGGCTTTTAAGATAGATAAAATGCAAAATAAAGAGCTAAATTTCGCCTCAAAAATTAGAGATTTAAGCTTTTCGCTCTATCTAAATTTAAGATATTTTAAAGATGATGAACTAAGCCAAAAACTTTTAAATGAGATAGTTTTATTGAAAAACAGCATTAAATCAACCCAAGATAGAGCTTTTGTTCTTTTGGCAATAAACGAGTTTGAAAAAGAACAAGACAAAGACAAAAGCTTAAAAATAAAGGTAAAAAATGGCGATAATCTCTATATGTTTAGCCAAAATGCAAATTTAAACATAGACTTAAAAGATAGAAATTTAACTATTGAGTCAAGTAATAAAGCCTATTATTCGCTAATTAGTTATGACTACAAACCAAAGTCTATTAAAAATAGTTTAGAGATGAAGAGTTTAAACATAAAGAGGGAATTTGTAGATAGTAGTGGAAACTTAGTTGATTTGGCAAATTTAAAAATAAATGATTTGATATTTGCCAAAATTACACTTAAACTCAATCAAAACTTTAATGACATCTTAGTCTATCAAAAAGTCCCATCTTGCCTTGAGATAGTCAATGAAAGAATTATCCAAAACATAAGAGATAAAAAACTTAAAGATGATATCTCAATGGTTCACAAAGAGATAAAAGATGGCTCTATAACAGACTTTTTACCACCTGTTTATAGCGGCGAAAGCATAACATTTTATACTCCTTTTAAAGTAGTTTTAAGTGGAACTTGCAAGCTGCCACAAGCAAATGCTGAGTCAATGTATGATGAAAAGATAAATGATTATAGCCTTGAAGCTTATGAAATCAAGGTTAAATAA